A window of the Hevea brasiliensis isolate MT/VB/25A 57/8 chromosome 6, ASM3005281v1, whole genome shotgun sequence genome harbors these coding sequences:
- the LOC131180931 gene encoding disease resistance protein RPV1-like, giving the protein MAASNVFSDSSSSSSSSSKRKWNHDVFLSFRGKDTRKNFTDHLYTSLIQAGISTFRDNDIFKGENISLELLKAIHESRISIPVFSKGYASSRWCLDELAEIIKCKNTIGQIVIPLFYNVDPSDVRKQTGSYGEAFERFEEFKEEMDKLKKWRKALTEAAELDGWDLQNVANGCFLLEEGDLACGVEVKAPTPCCVEAKVLGFLGVGSESGVVGGSLSFARGGADAMGQVDLNRILLL; this is encoded by the exons ATGGCTGCTTCCAATGTCTTCTCAGattcctcttcctcttcctcttcttcctctaaACGTAAATGGAATCACGACGTGTTCTTGAGTTTTAGAGGCAAAGACACCCGTAAGAACTTCACCGATCATCTCTATACTTCTCTAATCCAAGCAGGAATATCCACATTTCGAGATAATGATATTTTTAAAGGAGAAAATATATCCTTGGAGCTTCTTAAAGCAATTCATGAATCAAGAATTTCTATACCAGTCTTCTCCAAAGGCTATGCTTCCTCTCGGTGGTGCCTCGATGAACTTGCAGAGATTATTAAGTGCAAGAATACAATTGGCCAGATTGTAATTCCTCTATTCTACAATGTCGATCCCTCAGATGTGCGGAAACAAACTGGTAGTTACGGAGAAGCTTTTGAAAGATTTGAAGAATTTAAAGAAGAAATGGACAAATTGAAGAAGTGGAGAAAAGCGCTTACTGAGGCAGCAGAGCTAGACGGATGGGATCTCCAAaatgttgcaaatgg TTGCTTCTTGCTAGAGGAGGGAGATTTGGCTTGTGGGGTAGAGGTAAAAGCACCGACCCCTTGTTGTGTGGAAGCCAAAGTTCTAGGGTTTTTGGGTGTAGGCTCAGAAAGTGGAGTAGTAGGTGGGTCCTTGAGTTTTGCGAGAGGTGGAGCAGATGCCATGGGTCAGGTTGATTTAAACCGGATTCTCCTTTTATAG